A stretch of Paenibacillus sp. URB8-2 DNA encodes these proteins:
- a CDS encoding ArsR/SmtB family transcription factor, producing the protein MIYIKDLMSGIDIFKALSSEIRIQIIGMLASNQELNLNEIAKRLNLSNGAITMHIKKLEESGLIEINTSVGKHGIQKVCYLNKDRLMVDLRSKDVDNLYEVEIQVGHYSNYAAVPTCGLATKDSIIGDFDEPRYFADPQRIHSEIVWIADGFLEYRIPNYLKANQSFREIQFSLELGSEAPGYSDNYPSDIYFYLNGVELGFWTSPGDFGDMRGTFNPDWWPPHLNQYGMLKLIRINNEGSFIDGCRISDVTLDDIKLDYKSELTFRIAVTDKPANKRGLTIYGKHFGNYSQDLLARVLYDVHEVKEIKRGTSEAATE; encoded by the coding sequence ATGATCTACATTAAAGATTTAATGAGCGGCATTGATATCTTCAAAGCGCTGAGCTCCGAAATACGAATCCAAATTATAGGGATGCTTGCCTCCAATCAGGAACTGAACCTAAATGAAATCGCCAAACGGCTGAATCTGAGCAACGGCGCAATCACCATGCACATTAAAAAGCTGGAAGAAAGCGGTTTAATTGAAATCAATACCTCGGTCGGCAAGCATGGCATCCAAAAGGTTTGTTATTTGAACAAGGACCGGCTGATGGTCGATCTCCGTAGCAAGGATGTCGACAATCTGTATGAGGTGGAGATTCAGGTGGGGCACTATAGCAACTATGCGGCCGTTCCAACCTGCGGTCTGGCGACCAAAGACAGTATTATCGGAGATTTTGACGAGCCCCGTTATTTCGCCGATCCGCAGCGGATTCATTCGGAGATCGTCTGGATAGCCGATGGCTTTCTGGAATACCGGATTCCGAACTATTTGAAAGCCAACCAGAGCTTCCGCGAGATTCAATTCTCGCTCGAGCTTGGATCGGAAGCCCCCGGCTATTCCGATAATTATCCTTCGGACATTTATTTTTACCTCAACGGCGTCGAACTCGGCTTCTGGACCAGTCCGGGCGATTTCGGCGATATGCGGGGCACATTCAACCCCGATTGGTGGCCTCCTCATTTGAATCAATACGGGATGCTGAAGCTGATCCGCATCAACAATGAAGGAAGCTTTATCGACGGCTGCCGCATTTCGGATGTCACTCTGGACGACATCAAGCTCGATTACAAAAGCGAGCTGACCTTCCGCATCGCCGTTACCGACAAGCCGGCCAATAAGCGCGGGCTGACAATATACGGCAAGCATTTTGGCAATTACAGTCAGGATCTTCTCGCCCGCGTGCTGTACGATGTCCACGAGGTCAAAGAGATTAAACGCGGTACTAGCGAAGCTGCAACGGAATAA
- a CDS encoding STAS domain-containing protein, translating into MFSYQMITDKEKALVICKGDIDIDASEIIEEDIQPAVSGHESVIFDFEKIYFVDSSGIGLMIKLVNDLQKEGRKVRIERIRPEVMEVFELLQMDEILGKETFE; encoded by the coding sequence ATGTTCTCATATCAAATGATAACGGACAAAGAAAAAGCTCTCGTAATATGTAAGGGAGATATCGACATTGATGCGAGTGAAATTATTGAGGAGGATATTCAGCCGGCCGTATCGGGACATGAATCGGTGATCTTCGATTTTGAGAAAATCTACTTTGTGGATTCGTCCGGCATCGGACTGATGATCAAGCTTGTAAACGATCTGCAAAAGGAAGGGCGGAAAGTTCGGATCGAACGGATCAGACCGGAAGTAATGGAGGTATTCGAACTCCTTCAAATGGACGAAATCCTGGGTAAGGAAACTTTTGAGTAA
- a CDS encoding ABC transporter substrate-binding protein, whose amino-acid sequence MSKKKGWVTLVSLMLLLSTILTACGGNSADSGSSGNTGSADSASSTDSGGSKEKIEISISTWGASDEVAVFKEVLKGFEAANPNVKVKLLHIPNDYSTKMNTMISGGTAPDVLFVSDGDFPRWVKQGAFLNINDRVTGSEKIKLDDMWETGLNRYKFDGTKTGSGDFYALPKDVGPTVMFYNKDLFDKYGVPYPSADKPMNWNESLALWQKLTIDTNNDGKTDIYGSGPIWWEGYVWSNGGKILSDDRKEFVLNQPEGAEALQFIYDLTNKYKVVPDARVLQSMNDGQMFEAGKLATITAGRWMVPTYRKLKFNWDVAPIPASKEQYQWNTGWSGSVGFGINAKTKHPDEAFKLIEWFSGIDGQTKMTELGFQIPNFKSMSNTDVFLQKGQKPEHAEVFINAAKGEGPGIWTYLPNGKWSDTMNQALGTFWKGKETAQEFLDKLKPQVDAALKQGNPELFK is encoded by the coding sequence GTGTCAAAGAAAAAGGGTTGGGTTACACTGGTTTCTCTTATGCTGCTGCTATCCACAATTCTTACGGCATGCGGCGGCAATTCCGCCGACTCGGGAAGCTCCGGAAATACCGGCTCTGCGGATTCCGCGTCATCGACGGATTCCGGGGGCAGCAAAGAAAAGATTGAGATTTCCATATCCACCTGGGGTGCTTCCGATGAAGTAGCCGTATTCAAAGAAGTGTTGAAAGGCTTTGAGGCTGCTAATCCTAATGTCAAGGTAAAGCTGCTCCATATCCCCAATGATTACTCCACCAAGATGAATACGATGATTTCCGGCGGCACGGCACCCGATGTCCTGTTCGTATCCGACGGCGATTTTCCCCGCTGGGTCAAGCAGGGGGCATTTCTTAACATTAATGACAGAGTTACGGGCAGTGAAAAAATCAAATTGGATGATATGTGGGAAACTGGGCTGAACCGCTATAAATTCGATGGAACCAAAACCGGTTCGGGAGACTTCTACGCTCTCCCCAAAGACGTCGGTCCGACCGTTATGTTCTATAACAAAGATCTTTTCGATAAATACGGCGTTCCGTACCCCAGCGCAGACAAGCCGATGAACTGGAATGAATCGCTTGCGCTGTGGCAGAAGCTGACCATCGATACTAATAATGACGGCAAGACGGATATTTACGGTTCCGGCCCGATTTGGTGGGAAGGCTACGTCTGGTCCAACGGAGGCAAAATTCTGAGCGACGACCGCAAGGAATTTGTACTGAACCAGCCGGAAGGCGCCGAAGCTTTGCAGTTTATTTACGATCTGACGAATAAATACAAAGTCGTACCTGATGCCCGTGTGCTGCAATCGATGAACGACGGCCAAATGTTCGAAGCCGGCAAGCTTGCGACCATTACGGCTGGACGCTGGATGGTTCCGACCTACCGCAAGCTCAAATTCAATTGGGACGTAGCTCCGATTCCGGCCAGCAAGGAGCAATATCAATGGAATACCGGCTGGTCGGGCTCGGTCGGATTCGGCATCAACGCCAAGACGAAGCATCCGGACGAAGCGTTTAAACTGATTGAGTGGTTCTCCGGCATCGACGGACAAACCAAAATGACGGAGCTCGGCTTTCAAATTCCAAACTTCAAATCGATGTCCAACACCGACGTATTCCTGCAAAAGGGACAGAAACCGGAACATGCCGAAGTGTTTATCAATGCGGCTAAGGGTGAAGGTCCCGGAATTTGGACCTATCTCCCGAACGGCAAATGGAGCGACACGATGAATCAAGCACTCGGAACGTTCTGGAAAGGAAAAGAGACCGCACAGGAATTTCTTGATAAATTGAAACCTCAGGTCGATGCCGCCTTGAAACAGGGGAACCCGGAGCTGTTCAAGTAA
- a CDS encoding HD domain-containing phosphohydrolase, whose amino-acid sequence MREKNGFTLLLYTAGLLGFIYIILNTDHIHIADSIPVVLLIILMDLFPVKMLSGDDFSGGIIGFMILLLGFGVETALMGIYLSTAIYFLKSSRWKASNIPFFRFISTVGMYALCMTITYISIRYLGNASVYIKSALGALIFETLNILLIAGIYKTVSGTNFLENVHFKIKETVTPVLLCTVIVPYFLIHISENQIVYETVYTSFFLIFIILFSRGFLREAKLRKSSSEEFIRLCEFRQSRPSHGHGSRLGIIAEYVLSKKGYTGRNKSELLMSAILHDIGKVLVSSHVLNKRGALSLSEEKEYQSHSEKGAEIILNITGNKEVADWIRYHHERYDGKGYPSGLKGGEIPLGSRIIALCNELDHLMLQYTNDEHVFQKVRELSGKALDPILVNVLDAAAIRSIRSQFVYHEVHEESGNEAEYSGSAGEAFIGNTNLFKYFAEEQRLSGAPTMDLAHQIAHLAEHSLQTGHTFHEVLQENGKTYETHFYPEQSQVSIVMTDITAAIRYRDMLHENMMRSYKDVIETLSNNKVNICLTKEEVNDQLGTFIASMDVNNKADVGLSRSFVAGYYTDQQDAKRLMHIKLAVSEGVTNLIKHAVGGEISLYDKQGTLQIFITDRGSGIPLHELPKTVLIPGYSSKRSLGKGFALIHASTDHISLHTNGKGTSLLLEFNRIFSGSGAAASGQDNQLTISSPNQAAFNL is encoded by the coding sequence ATGAGAGAGAAAAACGGATTTACACTGCTGCTCTATACCGCAGGCCTGCTGGGCTTCATCTATATCATTCTGAATACGGACCATATTCATATAGCTGATTCCATTCCTGTTGTTCTGCTCATCATCTTAATGGATTTATTTCCGGTCAAGATGCTGAGCGGGGATGACTTCAGCGGGGGGATTATAGGCTTCATGATCCTGCTGCTCGGATTCGGAGTGGAAACAGCGTTAATGGGGATTTATTTAAGCACTGCAATTTACTTCTTGAAGTCCTCGCGGTGGAAGGCGAGCAATATTCCATTTTTCCGTTTTATTTCTACCGTAGGCATGTACGCGTTGTGCATGACGATTACATATATTTCAATCCGTTATCTTGGAAATGCTTCAGTGTATATTAAATCCGCTTTGGGAGCCTTGATTTTTGAAACTTTGAATATCCTGTTAATTGCCGGCATTTACAAGACGGTGTCGGGTACGAACTTTCTGGAGAATGTGCATTTTAAGATAAAAGAAACGGTAACTCCCGTATTGCTCTGTACGGTTATCGTTCCGTACTTTTTGATCCATATCTCTGAGAACCAGATTGTTTACGAGACGGTCTATACGTCATTTTTCCTCATTTTCATTATTCTTTTCTCCCGCGGCTTTCTGCGGGAAGCCAAGCTGAGGAAGAGTTCGTCGGAGGAGTTTATCCGTCTTTGTGAGTTCAGGCAATCCAGGCCTTCGCATGGGCACGGTTCAAGGCTGGGGATCATTGCGGAGTATGTACTCAGCAAAAAAGGCTATACCGGGAGAAATAAAAGCGAACTGCTGATGTCGGCGATTCTTCATGATATCGGTAAAGTTCTTGTCTCTTCCCATGTATTGAACAAGCGAGGTGCGCTGTCTTTATCCGAGGAGAAGGAATACCAGTCCCATAGCGAAAAAGGCGCCGAAATCATTCTCAATATTACCGGAAACAAAGAGGTCGCGGACTGGATCAGGTATCATCATGAACGCTATGACGGCAAGGGCTATCCAAGCGGCTTGAAGGGCGGCGAAATCCCCCTCGGCTCAAGAATAATCGCGCTGTGCAATGAGCTTGATCATTTAATGCTGCAATACACGAATGATGAACATGTGTTTCAGAAAGTTCGGGAATTATCCGGAAAGGCGCTTGATCCGATACTGGTCAACGTTCTTGACGCAGCCGCGATCAGAAGCATCCGCAGTCAGTTCGTTTATCATGAAGTACATGAGGAATCCGGGAATGAAGCGGAGTACAGCGGCAGCGCCGGGGAAGCGTTTATCGGGAACACGAATTTGTTCAAGTATTTTGCCGAGGAACAACGGCTCAGCGGCGCGCCGACAATGGATTTGGCCCATCAAATTGCACACCTTGCAGAGCATTCGCTTCAAACCGGCCATACCTTTCATGAAGTCCTTCAAGAGAACGGCAAAACATACGAGACTCATTTCTATCCCGAGCAGAGCCAGGTTTCAATCGTGATGACCGATATTACGGCTGCCATACGGTACCGGGATATGCTACATGAGAATATGATGCGGTCGTATAAAGACGTCATCGAAACCCTCTCGAATAACAAAGTGAATATTTGCTTAACCAAAGAGGAAGTCAACGACCAATTGGGGACCTTTATTGCTTCTATGGATGTGAACAATAAAGCGGATGTGGGATTAAGCCGCTCCTTTGTTGCCGGTTACTATACGGACCAGCAGGATGCCAAAAGATTAATGCATATTAAGCTGGCGGTTTCCGAGGGAGTTACCAATCTCATCAAGCATGCCGTCGGCGGGGAAATATCTTTGTACGATAAGCAGGGGACTTTACAAATTTTCATTACGGACCGGGGATCGGGGATTCCTTTGCACGAGCTGCCGAAAACGGTGCTAATACCGGGCTACAGCAGCAAGCGTTCACTTGGCAAAGGCTTTGCGCTTATCCATGCTTCCACAGATCATATATCCCTTCATACGAACGGCAAGGGCACCTCACTGCTGCTTGAATTCAACCGGATTTTCAGCGGAAGCGGAGCTGCAGCAAGCGGGCAGGATAACCAGTTAACCATATCTTCCCCCAACCAGGCGGCATTCAACTTATAA
- a CDS encoding FapA family protein, whose protein sequence is MERSILSKGRTVSEAVKLALDLLGASKEQVNLEIIEQGSKGLLGIKSKPAVVRAVLASPSPPAREPEDIINGLLLSIGVDEQPIRLGQASPVQDKPGPASNIGKVWVEDGQIKALAAPDNYPLISPLKHVKIMKNGIPVEKTVLVTEHDHITAELIDELIEPVFKITADDPFMEVTIQVQPGYRLLRSLRDSEPSSHAILELEELAIPHPIETGEVLKLLREMGVVQGINHEKIMDACNTSIPGSYLIAEGQWPIEGKDGSFEMTFDTSARFVKPKRRKDGTVDYREIKEFPTVNEGQVLGYVMPPVPGVPGINVKGEPVPPSPIHEVIPVEGRGTVWTDNGSQVVAIMSGMPQVHQQGTRIRVSILPLLMHAGDVNMETGNIHFQGNVEITGSVQDNMKVETSGSVVVHGNVNMANINASQSLIVHANLISGKITIGKGNLLNAEMEPLLKEIADKIGFLKVAVDQISHAAAFKMTDFKTSGFRHLLNVLLKGKFKVLNNVLVQLAEKIDSNKAHLEEDWINYSQELKSGFLNPLSSQFRGLEDLERFRQKTEYLHSVVEAPSENNVFAKFNYSHSSHIYCGGDLSVSKGCYNSMVYCQGFMEIFGFLRGGVYFANKGLIVNEAGTPGSIGTKLHVPEGSSIKIRKAFEGTVVQIGKRSIQLTEESEHLHARLDHDGNLILK, encoded by the coding sequence ATGGAGCGGAGTATCCTTTCAAAAGGAAGAACGGTCTCGGAAGCGGTCAAGCTTGCCTTGGATTTGCTCGGCGCTTCCAAAGAACAAGTGAATTTAGAAATTATCGAGCAAGGGTCCAAAGGATTGCTGGGAATCAAGTCCAAGCCTGCTGTCGTACGGGCCGTCCTTGCATCGCCATCGCCTCCCGCGAGAGAACCGGAAGATATCATTAACGGGCTGCTTCTAAGCATCGGGGTGGATGAGCAGCCAATCCGTCTTGGTCAGGCTTCACCTGTTCAGGATAAACCCGGCCCTGCTTCAAATATCGGAAAGGTCTGGGTGGAAGACGGACAGATCAAGGCGCTTGCGGCGCCTGATAATTATCCGCTGATCAGTCCCCTCAAGCACGTGAAAATAATGAAAAATGGAATTCCGGTTGAAAAAACCGTGCTTGTAACGGAACACGATCATATTACCGCCGAACTGATAGACGAGCTGATCGAACCCGTCTTCAAGATTACAGCAGATGATCCGTTTATGGAGGTGACCATTCAGGTCCAACCCGGCTACCGGTTGCTTCGGAGCTTGCGGGATTCCGAGCCCAGCAGCCATGCTATTCTGGAGTTGGAAGAATTAGCAATCCCCCATCCCATTGAGACTGGCGAGGTGCTGAAGCTGTTGAGGGAGATGGGAGTAGTTCAAGGAATTAATCATGAAAAAATAATGGATGCATGCAATACGTCAATTCCCGGCTCATACCTCATTGCGGAAGGGCAGTGGCCCATAGAAGGAAAAGATGGAAGCTTTGAAATGACGTTTGATACCAGCGCCAGATTCGTTAAGCCGAAGCGGCGGAAGGATGGGACTGTCGACTACCGGGAGATTAAAGAGTTTCCGACAGTTAACGAGGGGCAAGTGCTCGGTTATGTCATGCCGCCGGTTCCCGGTGTGCCGGGGATCAATGTCAAAGGTGAACCGGTACCGCCTTCTCCGATCCATGAAGTAATACCGGTTGAGGGTCGGGGTACCGTTTGGACCGACAATGGTTCGCAGGTGGTCGCCATAATGTCCGGCATGCCCCAGGTTCACCAGCAGGGCACCCGAATCCGCGTGTCGATCCTCCCTTTATTGATGCATGCGGGGGATGTGAACATGGAGACCGGAAATATTCATTTCCAGGGAAATGTCGAAATTACCGGTTCGGTTCAGGACAATATGAAGGTCGAAACCAGCGGCAGTGTTGTTGTCCATGGCAACGTGAATATGGCGAATATTAACGCATCGCAATCGCTTATTGTGCATGCGAACCTGATTTCCGGCAAGATCACGATTGGAAAGGGAAACCTGCTGAACGCGGAAATGGAGCCGCTGCTGAAGGAGATTGCTGATAAAATCGGTTTTTTGAAGGTTGCTGTCGATCAAATCAGCCATGCGGCTGCATTTAAAATGACGGATTTCAAGACTTCCGGCTTCCGTCATTTATTGAATGTTCTGTTAAAGGGAAAGTTCAAAGTGCTGAATAACGTGCTGGTCCAATTAGCTGAGAAGATTGACTCGAACAAGGCGCATCTGGAGGAGGACTGGATCAATTATTCCCAAGAGCTCAAGAGCGGTTTTTTGAATCCATTAAGCAGCCAATTCCGGGGACTTGAGGATCTGGAGCGATTTAGGCAAAAAACGGAGTACCTGCATTCCGTCGTGGAAGCTCCTTCGGAGAACAATGTATTTGCCAAATTCAATTACTCCCACAGCAGCCACATCTACTGCGGCGGAGATCTCAGCGTAAGTAAAGGCTGTTATAACAGTATGGTTTATTGCCAGGGCTTTATGGAGATTTTCGGGTTTCTCAGGGGTGGCGTTTACTTTGCCAACAAAGGATTGATCGTTAACGAAGCCGGAACACCGGGAAGCATCGGAACCAAGCTTCACGTCCCTGAAGGCTCGTCCATCAAAATCCGCAAAGCCTTCGAAGGAACCGTAGTCCAAATCGGCAAGAGGTCTATTCAACTCACCGAAGAAAGCGAGCATCTCCATGCAAGACTTGATCATGATGGGAATTTGATTCTGAAATAG
- a CDS encoding carbohydrate ABC transporter permease — protein sequence MSNFTSTNPAKAIQLRPAKNKFKKQMLWGYLFIAPPFIGLAIFLLYPLLSSFYISFTSYNFSSSPEFIGLDNYKRMLFNDELVWKTLGNTFYAALGVPIGMAVSLLIAILLNQKIKGRNFFRLMFFLPTICSVVAITLMWQWIFNSDYGLLNYFLSLFHIQGPAWLTDEHWSMPAMIIQGVWGGLGVNIILYLSALGNVPT from the coding sequence ATGAGCAACTTTACATCCACTAACCCGGCAAAAGCGATACAGCTTCGGCCGGCCAAAAATAAATTCAAAAAACAAATGCTATGGGGATATCTCTTTATCGCCCCGCCCTTTATCGGTTTAGCCATTTTTTTACTATATCCGCTGCTTTCTTCGTTCTATATAAGCTTCACCAGCTATAATTTCAGCAGCTCGCCGGAGTTTATCGGACTGGATAATTACAAGCGGATGCTTTTTAACGACGAACTGGTTTGGAAAACGCTGGGGAATACATTCTATGCGGCGCTGGGCGTTCCAATCGGCATGGCGGTTTCCCTGCTTATCGCTATTTTGCTGAATCAAAAAATTAAAGGCAGAAACTTTTTCCGCCTGATGTTCTTTCTTCCCACCATTTGTTCCGTCGTTGCCATCACCTTGATGTGGCAGTGGATTTTCAACTCCGATTACGGCCTTCTGAACTATTTCCTGAGCCTGTTTCATATTCAGGGCCCCGCCTGGCTGACGGATGAACACTGGTCCATGCCCGCAATGATCATTCAAGGGGTATGGGGCGGTCTCGGCGTTAACATCATTCT
- a CDS encoding fused response regulator/phosphatase yields the protein MSILIVDDSNFNLLYIRNVLVGAGYNNIQTVSSAHEAFKILGIADGNVPRRPAPVALILLDIEMPEMDGIAACKIIKEHPIYSDLPVIFLTGKRGHLKEAFNAGGTDFIERGRPEYELLARVKSALHLKRETDIRKNRENRLRKELQLAKHLQKSVLSSPIDDRNLQINAKYIQSEEVSGDMFFWTRIDDQKYGVLLMDVSGHGLSSALISMSVRSLLEEVIVRLVEPSLVCEELNKLLLNLFKNSKHTVYFTAIYLLIDYHANLIEYFNAGHPPGVIFTNEGEPFHLEVTTIPIGIKKEINSAKKSWLIQKPSKVLLYTDGLVEIPGSSIKQGILQLEEHAMAVQNLPNARFLDEIEGFVTHNRDDVCIISVHLKSREP from the coding sequence ATGAGTATATTAATTGTCGATGATTCCAATTTTAATCTCCTTTATATCAGGAATGTGTTAGTTGGAGCAGGCTACAACAATATTCAGACTGTAAGCTCTGCTCATGAAGCTTTTAAGATACTTGGAATTGCAGATGGAAACGTCCCTCGCCGGCCGGCGCCTGTGGCCCTCATACTGCTGGATATTGAGATGCCCGAAATGGATGGGATTGCGGCATGCAAAATCATTAAAGAACATCCTATTTACTCGGATTTACCCGTTATTTTTTTGACAGGCAAGCGCGGTCACTTAAAGGAAGCCTTCAATGCTGGCGGGACAGACTTTATTGAAAGAGGTCGACCCGAGTACGAGCTTCTGGCAAGGGTGAAATCCGCCCTTCATTTAAAAAGGGAAACCGACATTCGTAAGAATAGAGAGAACCGGCTGCGCAAGGAACTTCAATTGGCTAAGCATTTGCAAAAAAGCGTCCTGAGCTCTCCGATTGATGACCGGAATCTTCAGATTAACGCAAAATATATCCAGTCTGAAGAAGTATCGGGCGATATGTTCTTTTGGACGCGGATCGATGATCAGAAATATGGCGTGCTATTGATGGATGTGTCCGGTCACGGCCTATCCTCGGCGCTGATCAGCATGTCCGTACGCTCGCTGCTGGAAGAAGTTATTGTACGTCTGGTAGAACCGAGTTTGGTTTGCGAAGAATTGAACAAGCTGCTGCTCAATTTGTTCAAAAACAGCAAGCATACGGTATACTTCACCGCTATTTACCTATTAATCGATTACCACGCCAACCTCATTGAGTACTTTAATGCAGGTCATCCTCCGGGGGTGATATTCACGAACGAGGGAGAACCCTTTCATCTTGAGGTTACTACAATCCCGATTGGCATTAAAAAGGAAATAAACAGTGCAAAAAAGTCTTGGCTGATTCAAAAGCCGTCCAAGGTCCTGCTGTATACGGACGGATTGGTCGAAATCCCCGGCTCGTCCATCAAACAAGGAATTCTGCAGCTGGAGGAGCATGCAATGGCTGTACAAAATCTGCCGAATGCACGATTTTTGGATGAGATTGAGGGCTTTGTGACCCATAACAGGGATGATGTCTGCATCATTTCCGTTCATTTGAAATCAAGGGAACCATAA
- a CDS encoding DUF5317 family protein, producing the protein MGFGGCLLNITALSFNGGKMPVSSTALRLAGLDHLGDYSLSSRHRSMDESHLQWIGDWIPFITPVGTNYVLSPGDVIVGIGLIALLIGISKWREHLK; encoded by the coding sequence ATTGGCTTTGGCGGCTGTCTTTTAAATATTACGGCTCTGTCTTTTAATGGGGGAAAGATGCCCGTATCGTCAACGGCTCTGCGGCTGGCGGGACTGGATCATCTGGGTGATTACAGCTTGTCTTCCCGTCACCGGAGTATGGATGAAAGCCATTTGCAATGGATTGGAGACTGGATACCGTTTATTACACCAGTGGGCACGAATTATGTGCTGAGTCCGGGGGATGTGATCGTAGGCATCGGTCTGATCGCATTGTTGATTGGTATTTCTAAATGGAGAGAACACCTAAAATGA
- the arfA gene encoding arabinosylfuranosidase ArfA, whose protein sequence is MSSDVPKAALIVDKSFVIAEVDKRIYGSFIEHLGRAVYGGIYEPGHASADERGFRNDVKSLVEVLDVPIIRYPGGNFVSGYNWEDGVGPVEQRPKRLELAWRTIELNEVGTNEFMDWAREVGSEVMMAVNLGTRGVDAARNLLEYCNHPGGTYWSDLRRKHGYEKPHKIKTWCLGNEMDGPWQIGQKTAAEYGRLAYETAKAMRLVDPDIELVSCGSSSSAMQTFPEWEAVSLEHTYDVADYVSLHQYYGNRDNDSANFLARTMDLEHFIHTVTSTCDYIKAKKRSKKTMYLSVDEWNVWYHSNDSDAKLEPWTIGPPQLEDIYNFEDALLVGGMLITFLKHADRVKMACLAQLVNVIAPIMTEKGGVSWKQTIFYPYLHASKYGRGVSLQPIVKSPKYDAQDYTDVPYLDSAIVYNEEAEELTIFAINRHLEDELDLTCDIRGFEGYSLTEHIVLHHDDLKAVNSAAGERVLPRRAKGTEYRDGFVTTRLQKASWNVIRLRKS, encoded by the coding sequence TTGTCGTCGGACGTACCAAAAGCTGCGCTAATCGTGGATAAGTCATTTGTCATTGCCGAGGTCGACAAGCGTATTTACGGATCGTTTATAGAGCATTTAGGCCGTGCGGTGTATGGCGGGATTTACGAGCCGGGTCATGCCTCTGCGGATGAACGTGGCTTTAGAAATGACGTTAAGTCTCTGGTTGAAGTACTTGATGTGCCGATAATCCGTTATCCGGGCGGAAATTTCGTATCCGGTTACAATTGGGAGGATGGCGTAGGACCTGTCGAACAGCGGCCGAAACGTCTGGAGCTGGCCTGGAGAACGATTGAGCTTAACGAGGTCGGTACAAATGAATTCATGGACTGGGCGAGGGAAGTAGGCTCGGAAGTCATGATGGCTGTCAATCTCGGGACGCGCGGAGTCGATGCTGCGCGCAATCTGCTGGAATACTGCAATCACCCTGGGGGAACATACTGGAGCGATCTCCGCCGCAAGCACGGTTACGAGAAGCCACATAAAATCAAGACCTGGTGTCTCGGCAACGAGATGGACGGTCCTTGGCAAATTGGGCAAAAGACGGCGGCCGAATACGGCAGATTGGCCTACGAGACGGCAAAAGCGATGCGGCTGGTCGATCCGGACATCGAATTGGTCTCCTGCGGAAGCTCAAGCTCGGCGATGCAGACCTTCCCGGAATGGGAAGCGGTTTCGCTGGAACATACGTACGATGTCGCCGATTATGTATCGCTGCACCAATACTACGGCAACCGGGACAATGACTCGGCGAATTTCCTCGCCCGCACGATGGATCTGGAACATTTTATCCATACCGTAACTTCGACCTGTGATTACATAAAAGCCAAGAAGCGGAGCAAGAAGACCATGTACCTCAGTGTGGACGAATGGAACGTCTGGTACCATTCCAATGATTCGGACGCCAAGCTTGAGCCTTGGACAATCGGACCGCCGCAGCTTGAGGACATTTACAACTTCGAGGATGCCCTGCTTGTCGGCGGAATGCTGATCACCTTCCTGAAGCACGCGGATCGGGTGAAAATGGCTTGTCTTGCCCAGCTTGTCAACGTTATCGCCCCGATTATGACCGAAAAAGGCGGCGTTTCTTGGAAACAGACGATTTTCTATCCGTATCTGCACGCTTCCAAGTACGGCCGCGGCGTATCGCTCCAGCCGATTGTGAAATCGCCGAAATACGACGCGCAGGATTATACCGATGTTCCTTATCTGGACAGTGCCATTGTATATAACGAGGAAGCCGAAGAATTGACGATATTCGCGATCAACCGGCATTTGGAAGACGAGCTTGATTTAACCTGCGATATCCGGGGATTTGAGGGCTACTCCCTTACAGAGCATATCGTGCTTCATCACGATGATTTGAAAGCGGTTAACAGTGCGGCTGGCGAGCGGGTCTTACCCAGAAGAGCCAAAGGAACGGAGTACCGGGACGGGTTCGTGACAACGCGGCTGCAAAAGGCATCTTGGAATGTTATCCGGCTTCGGAAGTCGTAA